The following are encoded together in the Bradysia coprophila strain Holo2 unplaced genomic scaffold, BU_Bcop_v1 contig_94, whole genome shotgun sequence genome:
- the LOC119085309 gene encoding uncharacterized protein LOC119085309 isoform X2 translates to MGVGFKQNQWTPTPRRGPIAAEMKSPGPALVDLPPLLGYKKIAESSKPTAAAFSFGKRHTHISRDDTVGPGPAEYDVSGLGSKGKVIPREITLASRPLPRKQFQTPAPGEYNVDKLDKSKLQSGGCIRGYTFGHPNPSIKSSHTPAPGTYSPERLVGKSPKYTFGLKTIHEKPNETPGPSAYHTERVVVKSKQPPAYSFGIKSNPVKSVDTPSPNAYRPEKPMHTPRYSFGVKLNHEKTSDTPAPGHYNAEKVQLDHTPAYSFGIKINHDKPSMNPAPGAYEPEKVHLDSSPSYSFGTKNYNVAENNYPAPGAYEPEKVNLEHSPAYSFGIKANMVQSNDTPAPSAYQNSSVETKSSPAYSFGIKSDLTKPNINPAPGAYSPEKFRSDNNPSYSFGNKTNLEKPSETPAPGAYSPEKCNGEHTPAYSFGIRDNHEKPNGVPAPGAYSPEKFRSDNNPSYSFGNKTNSEKPSETPAPGAYSPEKCNSDHTPAYSFGIRDNHEKPNGVPAPGAYSPEKFRSDNNPSFTFGNKTNIEKPSETPAPGAYSPEKCNTDHTPAYSFGIRDNHEKPNGVPAPGAYSPEKFRSDINPAFSFGNKTNIDKPSETPAPGAYSPEKCSLEHTPAYSFGIRDNHDKPNGVPAPGAYSPEKFRSDNNPSFTFGNKTNLEKPSDNPAPCAYSPEKCNLEHTPAYSFGIRDNNEKPNGVPAPGAYSPEKFRSDNNPSYSFGNKTNLEKPSDTPAPGAYSPEKFNSDHTPAYSFGIRDNHEKPNGVPAPGAYSPEKFRSDINPAFSFGNKTNLDKPSETPAPGAYSPEKCSLEHTPAYSFGIRDNNEKPNGVPAPGAYSPEKFRSDNNPAFSFGNKTNLDKPSETPAPGAYSPEKCNLEQTPAYSFGIRDNHDKPNGVPAPGAYSPEKFRSDNNPSFTFGNKTNLEKPSDNPAPCAYSPEKCNLEHTPAYSFGIRDNNEKPNGGPAPGAYSPEKFRSDNNPSFTFGNKTNLEKPSDNPAPCAYSPEKCNLEHTPAYSFGIRDNNEKPNGVPAPGAYSPEKFRSDNNPSFTFGNKTNLEKPSDNPAPCAYSPEKCNLEHTPAYSFGTRDNNEKPNGVPAPGAYSPEKFRSDNNPSFTFGNKTSLEKPSDNPAPCAYSPEKCNLEHTPAYSFGIRDNNEKPNGVPAPGAYSPEKFRSDNNPSFTFGNKTNLEKPSETPAPCAYTPEKCNLEHTPAYSFGIRDNNEKPNGVPAPGAYSPEKFRSDNNPSFTFGNKTNLEKPSETPAPGAYSPEKCSLEHTPAYSFGTRDNNEKPNGVPAPGAYSPEKFRSDNNPSFTFGNKTSLEKPSDNPAPCAYSPEKCNLEHTPAYSFGIRDNNEKPNGVPAPGAYSPEKFRSDNNPSFTFGNKTNLEKPSETPAPCAYSPEKCNLEHTPAYSFGIRDNHEKPNGVPAPGAYSPEKFRSDNNPAFSFGNKTNLDKPSETPAPGAYSPEKCSLEHTPAYSFGTRDNNEKPNGVPAPGAYSPEKFRSDNNPAFSFGNKTNLDKPSETPAPCAYSPEKYVSDTSPAFTFGCKYEDHYRSITPAPSAYRVEDVNLDHMPSFTFGGRHSLEKPNNNPAPCAYEPEKVNLDHTPSYTFGAKTNHTKTNDTPAPGSYMPEKVNLDHSPAFTFGQKIIQKTINDTPAPNEYKIPSVLGCSKEGKIKSAPAFTIIGRAKPSKSLSANFPGPGMYDGNFELLIKKPPQYSMGDRVGKSNSKFGPGPGAHSPEKINLSHVPAYSFGIKHSPYLGQFPQLNTMMIQ, encoded by the exons ATGGGCGTCGGTTTCAAGCAAAATCAATGGACACCTACACCGAGACGTGGACCTATTGCGGCTGAAATGAAATCACCCGGACCGGCTTTGGTGGACTTACCGCCACTTTTAG GTTATAAAAAAATAGCCGAGTCGTCCAAACCAACAGCTGCCGCATTCAGTTTTGGAAAACGTCATACGCACATATCCCGTGATGATACTGTTGGCCCTGGTCCAGCAGAGTACGATGTGTCTGGTCTCGGCTCTAAAG GAAAAGTTATTCCTCGCGAAATAACACTGGCCAGCAGACCACTACcacgaaaacaatttcaaacacCCGCTCCAGGCGAATACAATGTAGATAAATTAGATAAATCGAAACTTCAATCGGGTGGATGTATACGAGGGTATACGTTTGGACATCCGAATCCGTCGATAAAGTCTAGTCACACGCCAG CACCTGGCACGTACAGTCCCGAGAGATTAGTAGGTAAATCGCCGAAATATACGTTTGGATTGAAAACAATTCATGAGAAGCCCAATGAAACACCAG GTCCAAGTGCTTACCACACTGAACGTGTTGTTGTGAAGAGTAAGCAGCCACCAGCTTATAGTTTCGGCATTAAGTCTAATCCTGTAAAATCAGTTGACACCCCCT CACCTAATGCTTATAGGCCTGAAAAGCCTATGCATACGCCTAGGTATagttttggagttaaattaaatcatgaaaaaaCCAGTGATACGCCAG CGCCTGGTCATTATAATGCCGAAAAAGTGCAATTAGATCATACACCAGCTTATAGTTTTGGTATCAAAATTAATCACGATAAACCGAGTATGAACCCAG CACCCGGAGCATATGAGCCTGAGAAAGTACACTTAGACTCGAGTCCTTCGTACAGTTTTGGAACCAAAAACTATAATGTGGCTGAGAATAATTATCCTGCGCCCGGAGCTTATGAACCAGAAAAAGTAAATCTTGAACATTCACCGGCATACAGTTTCGGCATTAAGGCTAATATGGTGCAATCGAATGACACTCCAG CACCTTCTGCATATCAAAATTCGAGTGTCGAAACAAAGAGCAGTCCTGCCTACTCGTTTGGAATAAAGTCAGATCTGACTAAGCCTAATATCAATCCAG CACCAGGCGCATATTCTCCAGAGAAATTCAGATCAGACAACAACCCTTCGTACTCATTCGGAAACAAAACTAATCTTGAAAAACCTAGCGAGACACCCGCTCCAGGCGCATACAGCCCAGAAAAATGTAATGGGGAACACACTCCTGCGTATTCGTTCGGAATTCGTGACAATCATGAAAAACCAAATGGAGTTCCTGCACCTGGTGCATATTCTCCAGAAAAATTCAGATCAGACAACAACCCTTCCTACTCATTCGGAAACAAAACTAATTCTGAAAAACCTAGCGAGACACCCGCTCCAGGCGCATACAGCccagaaaaatgtaattctgaTCACACTCCTGCCTATTCGTTCGGAATTCGTGACAATCATGAAAAACCAAATGGAGTTCCTGCACCCGGAGCATATTCTCCAGAGAAGTTCAGATCAGACAACAATCCATCGTTcacatttggaaataaaacaaatatcgAAAAACCTAGCGAGACACCCGCTCCAGGCGCATACAGCCCAGAAAAATGTAATACCGATCACACTCCTGCCTATTCGTTCGGAATTCGTGACAATCATGAAAAACCAAATGGAGTTCCTGCACCCGGAGCATATTCTCCAGAGAAATTCAGATCGGATATCAATCCTGCGTTCTCATTcggaaataaaacaaatatcgATAAACCAAGCGAGACACCCGCTCCAGGAGCATACAGTCCGGAAAAATGCAGTTTAGAACACACTCCTGCGTATTCGTTTGGAATTCGTGACAACCATGATAAACCAAATGGCGTTCCCGCACCCGGTGCATATTCTCCAGAAAAGTTCAGATCAGACAACAATCCATCGTTcacatttggaaataaaactAATCTAGAAAAACCTAGCGATAATCCTGCTCCATGCGCATACAGCCcggaaaaatgcaatttagaACACACTCCTGCGTATTCGTTCGGAATTCGTGACAATAATGAAAAACCAAATGGAGTTCCAGCACCTGGAGCATATTCTCCAGAGAAATTCAGATCAGATAATAATCCTTCCTACTCATTCGGAAACAAAACTAATCTTGAAAAACCTAGCGATACACCCGCTCCAGGCGCATACAGcccagaaaaatttaattccgatCACACTCCTGCCTATTCGTTCGGAATTCGTGACAATCATGAAAAACCAAATGGAGTTCCTGCACCCGGAGCATATTCTCCAGAGAAATTCAGATCGGATATCAATCCTGCGTTCTCATTcggaaataaaacaaatctcGATAAACCAAGCGAGACACCCGCTCCAGGAGCATACAGTCCGGAAAAATGCAGTTTAGAACACACTCCTGCCTATTCGTTTGGAATTCGTGACAATAATGAAAAACCAAATGGAGTTCCAGCACCCGGAGCATATTCTCCAGAGAAATTCAGATCAGACAACAATCCTGCGTTCTCATTcggaaataaaacaaatctcGATAAACCAAGCGAGACACCCGCTCCAGGAGCATACAGCCcggaaaaatgcaatttagaACAAACTCCTGCGTATTCGTTTGGAATTCGTGACAACCATGATAAACCAAATGGAGTTCCCGCACCCGGTGCATATTCTCCAGAGAAGTTCAGATCAGACAACAATCCATCGTTcacatttggaaataaaactAATCTAGAAAAACCTAGCGATAATCCTGCTCCATGCGCATACAGCCcggaaaaatgcaatttagaACACACTCCTGCGTATTCGTTCGGAATTCGTGACAATAATGAAAAACCAAATGGAGGTCCTGCACCCGGTGCATATTCTCCAGAGAAATTTAGATCAGACAACAATCCATCGTTTACATTCGGCAATAAAACTAATCTCGAAAAACCTAGCGATAATCCTGCTCCATGCGCATACAGTCcggaaaaatgcaatttagaACACACTCCTGCGTATTCGTTCGGAATTCGTGACAATAATGAAAAACCAAATGGAGTTCCTGCACCCGGTGCATATTCTCCAGAGAAATTTAGATCAGACAACAATCCATCGTTTACATTCGGCAATAAAACTAATCTCGAAAAACCTAGCGATAATCCTGCTCCATGCGCATACAGTCcggaaaaatgcaatttagaACACACTCCTGCCTATTCGTTTGGAACTCGTGACAATAATGAAAAACCAAATGGAGTTCCTGCACCCGGTGCTTATTCTCCAGAGAAGTTCAGATCTGACAACAATCCATCGTTCACATTTGGAAACAAAACTAGTCTCGAAAAACCTAGCGATAATCCTGCTCCATGTGCATACAGTCcggaaaaatgcaatttagaACACACTCCTGCCTATTCGTTCGGAATTCGTGACAATAATGAAAAACCAAACGGAGTTCCTGCGCCTGGTGCTTATTCTCCAGAGAAGTTCAGATCAGACAACAATCCATCGTTcacatttggaaataaaactAATCTCGAAAAACCAAGCGAGACACCTGCTCCATGCGCATACACTCcggaaaaatgcaatttagaACACACTCCTGCGTATTCGTTCGGAATTCGTGACAATAATGAAAAACCAAATGGAGTTCCTGCACCCGGTGCATATTCTCCAGAGAAATTTAGATCAGACAACAATCCATCGTTTACATTCGGCAATAAAACTAATCTCGAAAAACCAAGCGAGACACCCGCTCCAGGAGCATACAGTCCGGAAAAATGCAGTTTAGAACACACTCCTGCCTATTCGTTTGGAACTCGTGACAATAATGAAAAACCAAATGGAGTTCCAGCACCCGGAGCATATTCTCCAGAGAAGTTTAGATCAGACAACAATCCATCGTTcacatttggaaataaaactAGTCTCGAAAAACCTAGCGATAATCCTGCTCCATGTGCATACAGTCcggaaaaatgcaatttagaACACACTCCTGCCTATTCGTTCGGAATTCGTGACAATAATGAAAAACCAAACGGAGTTCCTGCGCCTGGTGCTTATTCTCCAGAGAAGTTCAGATCAGACAACAATCCATCGTTcacatttggaaataaaactAATCTCGAAAAACCAAGCGAGACACCTGCTCCATGCGCATACAGCCcggaaaaatgcaatttagaACACACTCCTGCCTATTCCTTCGGAATTCGTGACAATCATGAAAAACCAAATGGAGTTCCTGCACCCGGAGCATATTCTCCAGAGAAATTCAGATCAGATAACAATCCTGCGTTCTCATTcggaaataaaacaaatctcGATAAACCAAGCGAGACACCCGCTCCAGGAGCATACAGTCCGGAAAAATGCAGTTTAGAACACACTCCTGCCTATTCGTTTGGAACTCGTGACAATAATGAAAAACCAAATGGAGTTCCTGCACCCGGTGCATATTCTCCAGAGAAATTCAGATCAGACAACAATCCCGCGTTCTCATTcggaaataaaacaaatctcGATAAACCAAGCGAGACACCTGCTCCATGCGCATACAGCCcggaaaaatatgtttcagaTACCTCGCCTGCATTTACATTTGGCTGTAAATATGAAGACCACTACCGCAGTATTACTCCAG CTCCTTCAGCTTATCGAGTTGAAGACGTAAACTTAGACCATATGCCATCTTTTACATTTGGGGGAAGACACTCCTTGGAAAAGCCAAATAACAATCCCG CTCCATGTGCCTATGAACCGGAAAAAGTAAATCTCGATCACACACCTTCTTACACATTTGGTGCAAAAACGAATCATACGAAGACAAATGATACTCCGG CACCCGGTTCATATATGCCAGAGAAAGTTAATCTAGACCATTCTCCCGCCTTCACATTCGgccaaaaaataattcaaaagaCAATCAATGACACACCAG CTCCGAATGAATACAAAATACCGTCTGTATTGGGATGTAGCAAAGAGGGTAAAATAAAGTCTGCACCAGCGTTCACAATCATCGGCCGAGCCAAACCATCAAAATCACTGTCAGCCAATTTTCCCG GTCCAGGAATGTACGATGGCAATTTTGAATTACTCATTAAAAAACCACCACAATATTCAATGGGTGATCGAGTAGGTAAAAGTAACAGTAAATTTGGTCCGGGACCGGGAGCACACTCACCGGAAAAG aTTAACCTCTCGCACGTTCCTGCATACAGTTTCGGCATAAAACATTCTCCATATTTGGGCCAATTTCCTCAACTCAATACGATGATGATTCAATGA
- the LOC119085309 gene encoding uncharacterized protein LOC119085309 isoform X4, translating to MGVGFKQNQWTPTPRRGPIAAEMKSPGPALVDLPPLLGYKKIAESSKPTAAAFSFGKRHTHISRDDTVGPGPAEYDVSGLGSKGKVIPREITLASRPLPRKQFQTPAPGEYNVDKLDKSKLQSGGCIRGYTFGHPNPSIKSSHTPAPGTYSPEKVVLNKSPKFSFGIKTHRKIVNDNPAPGTYSPERLVGKSPKYTFGLKTIHEKPNETPGPSAYHTERVVVKSKQPPAYSFGIKSNPVKSVDTPSPNAYRPEKPMHTPRYSFGVKLNHEKTSDTPAPGHYNAEKVQLDHTPAYSFGIKINHDKPSMNPAPGAYEPEKVHLDSSPSYSFGTKNYNVAENNYPAPGAYEPEKVNLEHSPAYSFGIKANMVQSNDTPAPSAYQNSSVETKSSPAYSFGIKSDLTKPNINPAPGAYSPEKFRSDNNPSYSFGNKTNLEKPSETPAPGAYSPEKCNGEHTPAYSFGIRDNHEKPNGVPAPGAYSPEKFRSDNNPSYSFGNKTNSEKPSETPAPGAYSPEKCNSDHTPAYSFGIRDNHEKPNGVPAPGAYSPEKFRSDNNPSFTFGNKTNIEKPSETPAPGAYSPEKCNTDHTPAYSFGIRDNHEKPNGVPAPGAYSPEKFRSDINPAFSFGNKTNIDKPSETPAPGAYSPEKCSLEHTPAYSFGIRDNHDKPNGVPAPGAYSPEKFRSDNNPSFTFGNKTNLEKPSDNPAPCAYSPEKCNLEHTPAYSFGIRDNNEKPNGVPAPGAYSPEKFRSDNNPSYSFGNKTNLEKPSDTPAPGAYSPEKFNSDHTPAYSFGIRDNHEKPNGVPAPGAYSPEKFRSDINPAFSFGNKTNLDKPSETPAPGAYSPEKCSLEHTPAYSFGIRDNNEKPNGVPAPGAYSPEKFRSDNNPAFSFGNKTNLDKPSETPAPGAYSPEKCNLEQTPAYSFGIRDNHDKPNGVPAPGAYSPEKFRSDNNPSFTFGNKTNLEKPSDNPAPCAYSPEKCNLEHTPAYSFGIRDNNEKPNGGPAPGAYSPEKFRSDNNPSFTFGNKTNLEKPSDNPAPCAYSPEKCNLEHTPAYSFGIRDNNEKPNGVPAPGAYSPEKFRSDNNPSFTFGNKTNLEKPSDNPAPCAYSPEKCNLEHTPAYSFGTRDNNEKPNGVPAPGAYSPEKFRSDNNPSFTFGNKTSLEKPSDNPAPCAYSPEKCNLEHTPAYSFGIRDNNEKPNGVPAPGAYSPEKFRSDNNPSFTFGNKTNLEKPSETPAPCAYTPEKCNLEHTPAYSFGIRDNNEKPNGVPAPGAYSPEKFRSDNNPSFTFGNKTNLEKPSETPAPGAYSPEKCSLEHTPAYSFGTRDNNEKPNGVPAPGAYSPEKFRSDNNPSFTFGNKTSLEKPSDNPAPCAYSPEKCNLEHTPAYSFGIRDNNEKPNGVPAPGAYSPEKFRSDNNPSFTFGNKTNLEKPSETPAPCAYSPEKCNLEHTPAYSFGIRDNHEKPNGVPAPGAYSPEKFRSDNNPAFSFGNKTNLDKPSETPAPGAYSPEKCSLEHTPAYSFGTRDNNEKPNGVPAPGAYSPEKFRSDNNPAFSFGNKTNLDKPSETPAPCAYSPEKYVSDTSPAFTFGCKYEDHYRSITPAPSAYRVEDVNLDHMPSFTFGGRHSLEKPNNNPAPCAYEPEKVNLDHTPSYTFGAKTNHTKTNDTPAPGSYMPEKVNLDHSPAFTFGQKIIQKTINDTPAPCAYMPEKVVLDHVPSYVFHKSFIQTRGYINGRPIIA from the exons ATGGGCGTCGGTTTCAAGCAAAATCAATGGACACCTACACCGAGACGTGGACCTATTGCGGCTGAAATGAAATCACCCGGACCGGCTTTGGTGGACTTACCGCCACTTTTAG GTTATAAAAAAATAGCCGAGTCGTCCAAACCAACAGCTGCCGCATTCAGTTTTGGAAAACGTCATACGCACATATCCCGTGATGATACTGTTGGCCCTGGTCCAGCAGAGTACGATGTGTCTGGTCTCGGCTCTAAAG GAAAAGTTATTCCTCGCGAAATAACACTGGCCAGCAGACCACTACcacgaaaacaatttcaaacacCCGCTCCAGGCGAATACAATGTAGATAAATTAGATAAATCGAAACTTCAATCGGGTGGATGTATACGAGGGTATACGTTTGGACATCCGAATCCGTCGATAAAGTCTAGTCACACGCCAG CTCCAGGTACATACAGTCCGGAAAAAgtagttttaaataaatcgcCGAAATTTTCGTTTGGTATCAAAACTCATaggaaaattgtaaatgataATCCAG CACCTGGCACGTACAGTCCCGAGAGATTAGTAGGTAAATCGCCGAAATATACGTTTGGATTGAAAACAATTCATGAGAAGCCCAATGAAACACCAG GTCCAAGTGCTTACCACACTGAACGTGTTGTTGTGAAGAGTAAGCAGCCACCAGCTTATAGTTTCGGCATTAAGTCTAATCCTGTAAAATCAGTTGACACCCCCT CACCTAATGCTTATAGGCCTGAAAAGCCTATGCATACGCCTAGGTATagttttggagttaaattaaatcatgaaaaaaCCAGTGATACGCCAG CGCCTGGTCATTATAATGCCGAAAAAGTGCAATTAGATCATACACCAGCTTATAGTTTTGGTATCAAAATTAATCACGATAAACCGAGTATGAACCCAG CACCCGGAGCATATGAGCCTGAGAAAGTACACTTAGACTCGAGTCCTTCGTACAGTTTTGGAACCAAAAACTATAATGTGGCTGAGAATAATTATCCTGCGCCCGGAGCTTATGAACCAGAAAAAGTAAATCTTGAACATTCACCGGCATACAGTTTCGGCATTAAGGCTAATATGGTGCAATCGAATGACACTCCAG CACCTTCTGCATATCAAAATTCGAGTGTCGAAACAAAGAGCAGTCCTGCCTACTCGTTTGGAATAAAGTCAGATCTGACTAAGCCTAATATCAATCCAG CACCAGGCGCATATTCTCCAGAGAAATTCAGATCAGACAACAACCCTTCGTACTCATTCGGAAACAAAACTAATCTTGAAAAACCTAGCGAGACACCCGCTCCAGGCGCATACAGCCCAGAAAAATGTAATGGGGAACACACTCCTGCGTATTCGTTCGGAATTCGTGACAATCATGAAAAACCAAATGGAGTTCCTGCACCTGGTGCATATTCTCCAGAAAAATTCAGATCAGACAACAACCCTTCCTACTCATTCGGAAACAAAACTAATTCTGAAAAACCTAGCGAGACACCCGCTCCAGGCGCATACAGCccagaaaaatgtaattctgaTCACACTCCTGCCTATTCGTTCGGAATTCGTGACAATCATGAAAAACCAAATGGAGTTCCTGCACCCGGAGCATATTCTCCAGAGAAGTTCAGATCAGACAACAATCCATCGTTcacatttggaaataaaacaaatatcgAAAAACCTAGCGAGACACCCGCTCCAGGCGCATACAGCCCAGAAAAATGTAATACCGATCACACTCCTGCCTATTCGTTCGGAATTCGTGACAATCATGAAAAACCAAATGGAGTTCCTGCACCCGGAGCATATTCTCCAGAGAAATTCAGATCGGATATCAATCCTGCGTTCTCATTcggaaataaaacaaatatcgATAAACCAAGCGAGACACCCGCTCCAGGAGCATACAGTCCGGAAAAATGCAGTTTAGAACACACTCCTGCGTATTCGTTTGGAATTCGTGACAACCATGATAAACCAAATGGCGTTCCCGCACCCGGTGCATATTCTCCAGAAAAGTTCAGATCAGACAACAATCCATCGTTcacatttggaaataaaactAATCTAGAAAAACCTAGCGATAATCCTGCTCCATGCGCATACAGCCcggaaaaatgcaatttagaACACACTCCTGCGTATTCGTTCGGAATTCGTGACAATAATGAAAAACCAAATGGAGTTCCAGCACCTGGAGCATATTCTCCAGAGAAATTCAGATCAGATAATAATCCTTCCTACTCATTCGGAAACAAAACTAATCTTGAAAAACCTAGCGATACACCCGCTCCAGGCGCATACAGcccagaaaaatttaattccgatCACACTCCTGCCTATTCGTTCGGAATTCGTGACAATCATGAAAAACCAAATGGAGTTCCTGCACCCGGAGCATATTCTCCAGAGAAATTCAGATCGGATATCAATCCTGCGTTCTCATTcggaaataaaacaaatctcGATAAACCAAGCGAGACACCCGCTCCAGGAGCATACAGTCCGGAAAAATGCAGTTTAGAACACACTCCTGCCTATTCGTTTGGAATTCGTGACAATAATGAAAAACCAAATGGAGTTCCAGCACCCGGAGCATATTCTCCAGAGAAATTCAGATCAGACAACAATCCTGCGTTCTCATTcggaaataaaacaaatctcGATAAACCAAGCGAGACACCCGCTCCAGGAGCATACAGCCcggaaaaatgcaatttagaACAAACTCCTGCGTATTCGTTTGGAATTCGTGACAACCATGATAAACCAAATGGAGTTCCCGCACCCGGTGCATATTCTCCAGAGAAGTTCAGATCAGACAACAATCCATCGTTcacatttggaaataaaactAATCTAGAAAAACCTAGCGATAATCCTGCTCCATGCGCATACAGCCcggaaaaatgcaatttagaACACACTCCTGCGTATTCGTTCGGAATTCGTGACAATAATGAAAAACCAAATGGAGGTCCTGCACCCGGTGCATATTCTCCAGAGAAATTTAGATCAGACAACAATCCATCGTTTACATTCGGCAATAAAACTAATCTCGAAAAACCTAGCGATAATCCTGCTCCATGCGCATACAGTCcggaaaaatgcaatttagaACACACTCCTGCGTATTCGTTCGGAATTCGTGACAATAATGAAAAACCAAATGGAGTTCCTGCACCCGGTGCATATTCTCCAGAGAAATTTAGATCAGACAACAATCCATCGTTTACATTCGGCAATAAAACTAATCTCGAAAAACCTAGCGATAATCCTGCTCCATGCGCATACAGTCcggaaaaatgcaatttagaACACACTCCTGCCTATTCGTTTGGAACTCGTGACAATAATGAAAAACCAAATGGAGTTCCTGCACCCGGTGCTTATTCTCCAGAGAAGTTCAGATCTGACAACAATCCATCGTTCACATTTGGAAACAAAACTAGTCTCGAAAAACCTAGCGATAATCCTGCTCCATGTGCATACAGTCcggaaaaatgcaatttagaACACACTCCTGCCTATTCGTTCGGAATTCGTGACAATAATGAAAAACCAAACGGAGTTCCTGCGCCTGGTGCTTATTCTCCAGAGAAGTTCAGATCAGACAACAATCCATCGTTcacatttggaaataaaactAATCTCGAAAAACCAAGCGAGACACCTGCTCCATGCGCATACACTCcggaaaaatgcaatttagaACACACTCCTGCGTATTCGTTCGGAATTCGTGACAATAATGAAAAACCAAATGGAGTTCCTGCACCCGGTGCATATTCTCCAGAGAAATTTAGATCAGACAACAATCCATCGTTTACATTCGGCAATAAAACTAATCTCGAAAAACCAAGCGAGACACCCGCTCCAGGAGCATACAGTCCGGAAAAATGCAGTTTAGAACACACTCCTGCCTATTCGTTTGGAACTCGTGACAATAATGAAAAACCAAATGGAGTTCCAGCACCCGGAGCATATTCTCCAGAGAAGTTTAGATCAGACAACAATCCATCGTTcacatttggaaataaaactAGTCTCGAAAAACCTAGCGATAATCCTGCTCCATGTGCATACAGTCcggaaaaatgcaatttagaACACACTCCTGCCTATTCGTTCGGAATTCGTGACAATAATGAAAAACCAAACGGAGTTCCTGCGCCTGGTGCTTATTCTCCAGAGAAGTTCAGATCAGACAACAATCCATCGTTcacatttggaaataaaactAATCTCGAAAAACCAAGCGAGACACCTGCTCCATGCGCATACAGCCcggaaaaatgcaatttagaACACACTCCTGCCTATTCCTTCGGAATTCGTGACAATCATGAAAAACCAAATGGAGTTCCTGCACCCGGAGCATATTCTCCAGAGAAATTCAGATCAGATAACAATCCTGCGTTCTCATTcggaaataaaacaaatctcGATAAACCAAGCGAGACACCCGCTCCAGGAGCATACAGTCCGGAAAAATGCAGTTTAGAACACACTCCTGCCTATTCGTTTGGAACTCGTGACAATAATGAAAAACCAAATGGAGTTCCTGCACCCGGTGCATATTCTCCAGAGAAATTCAGATCAGACAACAATCCCGCGTTCTCATTcggaaataaaacaaatctcGATAAACCAAGCGAGACACCTGCTCCATGCGCATACAGCCcggaaaaatatgtttcagaTACCTCGCCTGCATTTACATTTGGCTGTAAATATGAAGACCACTACCGCAGTATTACTCCAG CTCCTTCAGCTTATCGAGTTGAAGACGTAAACTTAGACCATATGCCATCTTTTACATTTGGGGGAAGACACTCCTTGGAAAAGCCAAATAACAATCCCG CTCCATGTGCCTATGAACCGGAAAAAGTAAATCTCGATCACACACCTTCTTACACATTTGGTGCAAAAACGAATCATACGAAGACAAATGATACTCCGG CACCCGGTTCATATATGCCAGAGAAAGTTAATCTAGACCATTCTCCCGCCTTCACATTCGgccaaaaaataattcaaaagaCAATCAATGACACACCAG ctCCTTGTGCTTATATGCCAGAAAAAGTAGTTTTAGATCATGTCCCATCGTATGTGTTTCATAAATCGTTCATTCAAACGAGGGGCTACATCAA TGGAAGGCCaattattgcataa